In Lewinellaceae bacterium, a single window of DNA contains:
- a CDS encoding 2-isopropylmalate synthase: MADKRVFIFDTTLRDGEQVPGCKLNTRQKVEIALQLEQLGVDIIEAGFPISSPGDFQSVEAICQAVSDPIVCGLSRAVDKDIEVAAEALKNARRPRIHTGIGTSDSHIVYKLRSNRGKILERAVAAVSYAKRFVEDVEFYAEDAGRTDNEYLARILEAVIKAGATVLNIPDTTGYCLPDEYGAKIRYLQENVKGIDKAILSTHCHNDLGLATANSIAGVQNGARQIECTVNGIGERAGNTSMEEVVMIMRQHPYLNLANNINTKLIYPTSRLVSERMGMPVQPNKAIVGANAFAHSSGIHQDGVIKRRDTYEIIDPLEVGVDHSKIVLTARSGRAAIAYRAKNIGYNLTKNELDVVYAHFLEVADRKKEVEDVDLKQIITQTVEKVEIG; this comes from the coding sequence ATGGCAGATAAGCGCGTATTCATCTTCGACACTACGCTGCGCGACGGCGAACAGGTGCCGGGGTGCAAATTAAATACCCGGCAGAAAGTAGAAATAGCCCTGCAACTGGAGCAATTGGGCGTAGATATCATCGAAGCCGGCTTCCCGATTTCCAGCCCCGGAGATTTCCAATCGGTGGAAGCCATCTGCCAGGCGGTTTCTGATCCTATCGTCTGCGGCCTGTCGCGGGCAGTGGATAAAGACATCGAGGTGGCGGCGGAGGCCCTTAAAAATGCCCGCCGCCCCCGGATTCACACCGGCATCGGCACATCGGATTCGCATATTGTTTACAAACTGCGCAGCAACCGGGGAAAGATCCTGGAACGGGCCGTGGCTGCGGTGAGTTACGCCAAGCGCTTCGTCGAGGATGTGGAGTTCTATGCTGAAGACGCCGGCCGGACCGACAACGAATACCTCGCCCGCATCCTGGAAGCAGTGATCAAAGCCGGGGCCACCGTGTTAAATATCCCGGACACGACGGGCTACTGCCTGCCCGATGAGTACGGCGCCAAGATTCGCTACCTGCAGGAAAACGTGAAAGGCATCGACAAGGCCATCCTGTCTACCCACTGCCATAACGACTTGGGGCTGGCCACGGCCAACTCCATCGCCGGCGTGCAGAACGGCGCCCGGCAAATTGAATGCACGGTCAATGGCATCGGCGAACGGGCCGGCAATACCTCAATGGAAGAGGTGGTCATGATCATGCGCCAGCATCCTTACCTGAACCTCGCCAACAATATCAATACCAAACTTATTTATCCTACCAGCCGCCTGGTCTCGGAGCGCATGGGCATGCCCGTGCAGCCCAATAAAGCTATTGTGGGGGCCAATGCCTTCGCCCACTCTTCGGGCATCCACCAGGACGGGGTCATCAAGCGGAGAGATACCTACGAAATCATCGACCCGCTTGAAGTGGGCGTCGACCATTCCAAAATCGTCCTGACGGCGCGAAGCGGCAGGGCTGCCATCGCCTACCGGGCCAAGAACATCGGCTACAACCTGACCAAAAACGAATTGGATGTGGTCTACGCCCATTTCCTGGAAGTGGCCGACCGGAAAAAAGAAGTGGAGGATGTTGACCTGAAACAGATCATCACTCAAACCGTAGAAAAGGTTGAAATTGGTTAA
- the leuC gene encoding 3-isopropylmalate dehydratase large subunit — MSKTLFDKIWDAHVAHQVEGGPDVLYIDRHFIHEVTSPQAFDGLRERGIPVFRPGRTVATADHNVPTRNQHLPIEEALSRFQVDKLTENCEAFGIRLYGLGHPYQGIVHVIGPELGLTQPGMTIVCGDSHTSTHGAFGCIAFGIGTSQVEQVLATQCVLQKKPKRMRIAVEGELQPGVLSKDIILYIISRLSASGGTGHFIEYAGPAIRSLSMEARMTICNMSIEMGARGGLIAPDEKAIEYVRGREFAPQGEAFEAAAAYWKTLYSDEGATFDTEFRFQAEDIEPMVTYGTNPGMGMGISQSIPEPPENGKSQTFKKSLEYMGFRPGQKLAGQKINYVFIGSCTNSRIEDLRLAAAFVKGKKKAGHVHVMVVPGSKQVEMQAKAEGLDAIFREAGFDFREPGCSACLGMNEDKVPKGEYCVSTSNRNFEGRQGPGARTILASPLMAAATAVAGRIVDVRQELIEDF; from the coding sequence ATGAGCAAGACACTATTCGACAAAATCTGGGACGCCCACGTGGCGCATCAGGTAGAAGGCGGTCCAGATGTACTGTATATCGACCGGCATTTCATTCACGAAGTAACCAGCCCGCAGGCCTTCGACGGCTTGCGCGAGCGGGGCATCCCCGTTTTTCGCCCCGGGAGGACCGTCGCCACCGCCGACCACAACGTGCCCACCCGCAACCAGCACCTGCCGATCGAGGAAGCGCTCTCCCGCTTCCAGGTGGATAAGTTGACGGAGAACTGCGAGGCCTTCGGCATCCGGCTCTACGGCCTGGGCCATCCCTACCAGGGCATTGTTCACGTCATCGGGCCCGAACTGGGCCTGACCCAGCCCGGCATGACCATCGTTTGCGGAGACAGCCACACCTCCACCCACGGTGCGTTCGGCTGCATTGCCTTTGGCATCGGGACCAGCCAGGTGGAACAGGTGCTGGCCACCCAGTGCGTGCTGCAAAAGAAGCCCAAACGCATGCGCATTGCCGTCGAGGGCGAATTGCAGCCGGGGGTGCTCAGCAAAGACATCATCCTCTATATCATTTCCCGCCTTTCCGCCAGCGGCGGCACGGGCCATTTCATTGAATACGCCGGCCCGGCCATCCGTTCGCTTTCCATGGAAGCCCGGATGACCATCTGCAACATGAGCATCGAAATGGGCGCCCGCGGCGGACTGATCGCGCCGGATGAAAAGGCCATCGAATATGTGCGCGGCCGGGAATTCGCCCCTCAGGGCGAAGCGTTTGAAGCGGCGGCAGCCTACTGGAAAACTTTGTATTCAGACGAAGGCGCTACATTCGACACCGAGTTTCGCTTCCAGGCGGAGGACATCGAGCCGATGGTCACCTACGGCACCAACCCGGGCATGGGCATGGGCATCAGCCAATCCATCCCCGAGCCGCCGGAAAACGGCAAGTCTCAAACTTTCAAAAAATCGCTGGAATACATGGGCTTCCGGCCCGGGCAAAAGCTGGCCGGGCAAAAGATCAATTACGTATTCATCGGCAGTTGCACCAATTCCCGCATCGAAGACCTGCGGCTGGCGGCTGCCTTCGTCAAGGGAAAGAAAAAAGCAGGCCACGTCCACGTTATGGTCGTCCCCGGCTCTAAGCAGGTAGAAATGCAGGCCAAAGCGGAAGGCCTGGACGCCATCTTCCGGGAAGCGGGGTTCGACTTTCGCGAACCGGGCTGTTCGGCCTGCCTGGGCATGAATGAAGATAAGGTGCCCAAAGGGGAATACTGCGTGTCTACCTCCAACCGCAACTTCGAAGGGCGGCAAGGGCCCGGCGCCCGCACCATACTGGCCAGCCCGCTGATGGCGGCGGCCACGGCGGTGGCGGGGAGGATTGTGGATGTGAGGCAGGAATTAATAGAGGATTTTTGA